The DNA sequence GCCTAAATTTGCAGCTCTAGTACCATCAAGATTAAATTACAAATGGTAAATTGCATCAAAGCTGGCCTTTCCATGTTTAGCCAACAACCCTGTAAGGAGAATGGATCAAATGTCGTTCCTATGATTTTACATTTTCTTTTTGACAAATGCAAATATAATATcatcgggacaaacccccaactgtcgatacaaccaggtggtaaaacaaatatcatactaaaaacaattagatgatttgttttcAGATCAtttaacacatagaatttaaaaattcttgaaattaaaaacgaaatcaaagaaTCCCAAGCGGTCCAAATTGTACCAACatctctgaaaatagcaacatcgcaattgaccGTTCACATAAAAACCATTGTTAGCCCAATGTTCAGAAACACCAATAAAACCGAGATTGGAGAAGCGACACCACAGCTATCTACttgccggacaccagctataggCATGCCGAAAACACCTCAGCTATCTACATGTCAGATAACAGTTATAAACATGCCGAAAGTGTAAACCCGTTAAAGATGAACAATCTTTGGTTGTGAAAGGTGAACTCTTGCAATAATCAACACCGCTCCAGATTCGATGCAGGTTTTGCAGATCGCCAAAAATATCAATAAACTCGTTCACATCCGATTCAACACCAAATAAACCCAACCATAATtaaacaaaaacataacaaaacactccaaaaggagagacacATGTTTTATTGGAGGGAAATTAACAAGAACAAAAGAGAAGAGAATGAAGGGGTCGTGGCTTTCCACCGGAGAAAACCGGTGGAAGCCCCTCGATTTACTTGAATAAACCCTCGGAAATGAGAGGAGGGAGGCGGCTAGGTTTTTTATATGCTTATCTGCTTTTTCCTATGAATTTACGTTAATTGAGAAAGACAGGAGAATGCTAAATCTGTAAAGCAAACACATGTACCAGTTGTGTTCTCTTGTTTACTTCTCAGGTTTTTTTAGGGCACTTCTCAGGCTTATGCATCTTAATTGTCTTCCACAAGAAAGATCAAATGCATTTTTGTTGCAGTGTATGTTTATAAAACTCAGTCTGTCCGCTGCCTCTTGTGTAAACAAAGATCGATCAAAATCAACATGTAACCACTGACAACCTTGATTCAACGAAGAAATACTGTAAGTTTATTCATGTATGCACAGCACTAAACAAGAACAACACTAATTGAATGCTTGTACTGGTGCACAACTACTATTGTGAGCTTTGTGAGAAACTATACATCAGAAGAAGCATAAGTTTGCAGATGAAAAAGATGAAGGCCATATGAAAAGCTGGCATCATCATCATTAGTAGCAAGGCTAGAAGGATAATCATGGCACTTAATAGATTTGTcttgaaaaatatttttctggATCGATCTTATATGAAACAATAACCATGAAGTTATAGGCAAGATGAGGGTCTGCCATATTTGTTTAGCAACAAATCGCCATGAACAAATTGTTGACCAGGAACAACAAAGAAAATATACTGCACTTTGCCACCAGTATTACCAAGTCAGCTCACAATGAGCAACTAACAATAAATTCCCCTATAACTTGGCAAAATATCCGTAGAGAGACAAGTGGAAGAAACCATCATAATTTTGATCTTCCAACACAGCCTCAATCTTCCGTAAAGCACACAAGAACCAACAGCAATGCGTACTACAGCTACAAGAGAGATTGTAGCCCAGATTTACAATTAAACCATATGTAGTAAATAACTCAAATCACTAACCAGAGAATAAGCAAAGAATCTGGTTCTAAAATACTAAAATCTAAAATATTCAAACTAATGGGCTTCCAAAGCCTAATATATTGTTCCCAAATGTTTCTTTGGGCTTCTTAATGGGCAGTCCTGCATCACATACCCGAGAATGAGAATCAGATTTATATTGACATTATCTGGAGCAAATAAAATCTCCAACTAGTGCAGAATCTGCAGTGCATCTCAAGATGTTGACAGCCATATTCCCCAAAGGAAGACTGCACCTGCAACTGAAATCAAACCCCTAGAATCGCAATTTTCTTAGAGCATTGCTATACCAATATATAGACAAAATTCTACCCTGCATGGCCGCATCTGACAAAAAACCCAATTCATTTGGATAGAATATGTGCTAAGAAACAATATTCGTCAATTGAAAAATATAAACTTCATTTGTAAGTTAATATATACACATGCCAAGTAAAAATATgatcagaaaaaaataaaatctCTCAACAAAGCCAAATGTATTCTTGAACAATATTTAAGTCCTATGAATATCATTAAAAGTTACATAACAATTAACTGATTAAACATTTGAAATTTTAGGagtaaataatttataataaaggCAATTTCCATCTCCAGTTTTGTGACTGATTTTACGACTTCCCAAGTCATAGATACCATAAGTTGTAGCGTGACCGGAACGCATCTCATCATAGAAATATATGGAGTTAGATTTGTATCCATTGTGATCATCAACTGATATAGACATACCTTCATTCCACAACAATATTATGGATTCTTTTTCAGGGAGGCTGCTTATCTCTTTCCAGTAGTTTCGGTAGTAGTAATTTCTTCTACCATTAGAATTTTTGTCACTCTCGTTTAACTTGAAAATACGAAATGACTTGGTAAAGAAATTTTTCTTTTCAACTGTCCTCATAATCATCAACAATTCTCTATGTTTTGATTCCACCAGATAAAAGCAGCAGCAGTCACCATGCGGAAGCGACTTAGTATTAAACACTGCTTCTGCTAATTTTATCTCCTTCCATGGCTTACCCGTGCAGAAATTGGTGTTGCCATTGATGATATCACTGTTGTAAACAAAGAGAGCTCCTCCGCTACCGATGGTGTAAAACTTTCCACCATAAAAAATAATGTCTTCAGCCATTTCCTGCAGCCGGACCCATGATGTGGATACAGCTGGTCTACAAAAGGCAAGAGTAGTATTGTGGTAGATCATACCTCCTCGTTTATCAGATAACATGATACATATAATAGAGTTATGATCGGTAGGTGAAGCTCCAGAAGACACGAATTTCATAAATAATTGAAGTCGAGGAAATGGTGGCAGAGggggaagttggagaagaagtGCTGTGATAGGATTATAAAGAAAAGGTTGATTATCAGAATTGCCAAGAAGTAACCATCCATCATAAGAAGCACAAGTTTTCATATTATTGAGGGTATATGAAAAGCTGGAATTGTCATCATTAGTAGCAAGGCTAGAAGGATAATCATGGCACTTAGGTCGATTGGTCTTGAAAAATATTTTACTGGATAGATCTATATGAAACAATAACCATGGAGTTGTAGGCAAGATGTGGGTCTGCCATATTTGTTTAGCAACAGATCGCCATGAACGACAAACAGCAAGACACTGATAAAGATCAACAAGGTTATGGATGTTAATATCATCAAGTAATCCGAAGATGATCATGAGTATATCAGCAGGTAGGTCAGCCCAAGACATCCCGCTGATGTGATTAATGATGCGGGAGATGTTCCTGTGAGCAAAGTTAGACTAGAGACAGTTAGAAACTGAACgagaaaataataatataataaaaattaaacaTTAAAGTTACCATTTGAATTCACAGGGATTATTAGAAGTTGACATGCATTTGGATTACAACGTCCACATTAACTTTATTTGTAGGAACTGATAATTAGCAAAGTTTCAAATTTACCATCGATAAATTCGGGGTCTCAAATTGGCCACTTTCAAGTCGGCATGTCTCAAATTGACCACTTTTCAAGTCGGTCATTAGCTAACGATATCTCAAATTTATCACCGAAATTAGCATTTTTATGTGAAAATGGCCAATTTGAGACCCCGAATTAATCGGTGGTAAATTTAATATTTCTCTAGTTATATAGTGGTAAATTTGATACGTAACCCTTAACTTTATTCGTAGGTAACGTAGAAGTAACATATAAGACCTATAGTCCTCAATTCAGCCCCAATGGACTATTTTTTTTTAGTTATTTAAGTGTATGGATCGGATGTTTATTGAAGAGAACCTCTGCTTTTAAGTGAGCAGGGAATAAAAATGTTATATTAAACAGCGACCTTTGTGTATTCTTGCTTCCAAATATTAGCTGTTTTAACTAGTGAAGATGATTAAATTATATAGCTGGAACAGTTAGAGTACTTGTAAAGATACGATAACTAGTTTAGATCaaggaattaaggatagaactgAAGTTGAAAACCATTATAAGGACTAAGGAGTATCTTGATCAGGTAATTAGCTTTAAACGTAAGTACAGACCTTGAACAACATGCCAGGGAATAAAAGGGAACAATTTGTATATGTGAAATTAGGTGTAAAAAAATATGTTGCCATTCAT is a window from the Apium graveolens cultivar Ventura chromosome 1, ASM990537v1, whole genome shotgun sequence genome containing:
- the LOC141723418 gene encoding F-box only protein 7-like, which gives rise to MTITDKEFIVNPSASGFDTAKSRNISRIINHISGMSWADLPADILMIIFGLLDDINIHNLVDLYQCLAVCRSWRSVAKQIWQTHILPTTPWLLFHIDLSSKIFFKTNRPKCHDYPSSLATNDDNSSFSYTLNNMKTCASYDGWLLLGNSDNQPFLYNPITALLLQLPPLPPFPRLQLFMKFVSSGASPTDHNSIICIMLSDKRGGMIYHNTTLAFCRPAVSTSWVRLQEMAEDIIFYGGKFYTIGSGGALFVYNSDIINGNTNFCTGKPWKEIKLAEAVFNTKSLPHGDCCCFYLVESKHRELLMIMRTVEKKNFFTKSFRIFKLNESDKNSNGRRNYYYRNYWKEISSLPEKESIILLWNEGMSISVDDHNGYKSNSIYFYDEMRSGHATTYGIYDLGSRKISHKTGDGNCLYYKLFTPKISNV